One genomic window of Vibrio mangrovi includes the following:
- the trkA gene encoding Trk system potassium transporter TrkA yields MKIIILGAGQVGGTLAENLVGENNDITIVDKSSDRLRELQDKYDLRVVNGHASHPDVLKEAGAQDADMLVAVTNTDETNMAACQVAFTLFNTPNRIARIRSPEYLAEKETLFHSGAVPVDHLIAPEELVTSYIERLVHYPGALQVVSFANQRVSLVAVKAYYGGPLVGNALSALREHMPHIETRVAAIFRQGRPIRPQGTTIIEADDEVFFVAASNHIRSVMSELQRLERPYRRIMIVGGGNIGASLARRLEHSYSVKLIERNYQRAEYLSEQLENTIVFCGDAADQELLSEENIDQVDVFIALTNEDETNIMSAMLAKRLGAKKVMVLIQRSAYVDLVQGGVIDVAISPQQATISALLTHVRRADIVNVSSLRRGAAEAIEAIAHGDETTSKVVGKAVGDIKLPPGTTIGAIVRGEEVLIAHDRTIIEQDDHVVMFLVNKKYVSDVEALFQPSPFFL; encoded by the coding sequence ATGAAAATCATCATTCTTGGAGCCGGCCAGGTAGGTGGAACACTGGCGGAAAACCTAGTTGGTGAAAACAACGATATTACGATTGTCGATAAGAGTAGTGACCGCCTGAGAGAACTTCAGGATAAATACGACCTTCGTGTTGTCAACGGACACGCCAGTCATCCTGACGTGCTCAAGGAGGCCGGCGCTCAGGATGCCGACATGCTGGTTGCCGTCACAAATACCGATGAGACGAATATGGCAGCCTGCCAGGTTGCATTTACCTTGTTTAACACACCCAATCGCATCGCCCGTATCCGTTCTCCCGAATACCTTGCCGAAAAAGAGACATTGTTTCATTCAGGTGCCGTCCCGGTTGATCATCTGATCGCTCCGGAAGAGCTGGTAACCAGTTATATTGAACGCCTGGTCCATTATCCCGGTGCATTGCAGGTCGTCAGTTTCGCCAACCAGCGAGTCAGTCTGGTTGCCGTGAAAGCGTACTATGGCGGCCCACTGGTGGGAAATGCATTATCGGCACTGCGCGAACATATGCCTCATATCGAAACCCGTGTTGCGGCGATTTTCCGTCAGGGCAGACCCATTCGGCCTCAGGGAACAACCATTATCGAAGCCGACGACGAAGTTTTCTTTGTCGCCGCCAGCAACCATATCCGCTCCGTGATGAGTGAACTGCAACGTCTGGAAAGACCTTATCGCAGGATCATGATTGTCGGAGGCGGAAATATCGGTGCCAGCCTCGCCCGTCGTCTGGAACATAGCTACAGTGTCAAACTGATCGAAAGAAACTACCAGCGAGCTGAATATCTGTCGGAACAGTTGGAAAACACCATCGTGTTTTGTGGTGATGCCGCCGATCAGGAACTTCTGTCAGAAGAAAACATCGATCAGGTTGATGTATTTATCGCACTGACCAATGAAGACGAAACCAATATTATGTCAGCCATGCTAGCGAAGCGCCTGGGTGCTAAGAAAGTGATGGTTCTGATCCAGAGAAGTGCTTATGTAGATTTGGTTCAGGGTGGCGTCATTGATGTGGCAATTTCGCCACAGCAGGCAACGATTTCAGCCTTACTGACCCATGTCAGACGTGCAGACATCGTCAATGTATCATCCCTGCGCCGTGGGGCTGCCGAAGCCATTGAAGCCATCGCACACGGAGATGAAACAACCTCAAAGGTAGTCGGAAAAGCCGTCGGCGATATCAAACTGCCACCCGGTACGACAATCGGTGCAATTGTCCGTGGTGAAGAAGTATTGATCGCTCATGACCGGACAATTATTGAACAGGACGACCATGTGGTCATGTTCCTGGTGAATAAGAAGTACGTCTCCGATGTGGAAGCGCTCTTCCAGCCCAGCCCATTTTTCCTGTAG
- a CDS encoding serine/threonine protein kinase produces the protein MTQATFHFDALTPDLMWYALESVGIRAESGFLPLNSYENRVYQFTDESRQRYVVKFYRPERWTTEQIEEEHQFALELAESEVPVSAPVILAGTTLHHYQGYRFALFLSEGGRQFEIDNFEQLEWVGRFMGRIHQIGARKPFTYRPTISLDEYLYQPQKLLENSAFIPSHIEQAFFSDLSLLIRSIERNWSEQTHVIRLHGDCHPGNILWRDGPIFVDLDDARNGPAIQDLWMLLNGDRADRLAQLDTVLEGYQEFCDFNPSELKLIEPLRGLRMVHYMAWLAKRWQDPAFPVAFPWFNDPKYWEGQVLALKEQISALEEAPLSFVPQW, from the coding sequence ATGACACAAGCAACCTTTCACTTCGACGCCCTGACACCCGATCTCATGTGGTATGCCCTGGAGAGTGTCGGTATTCGCGCAGAATCCGGATTCCTGCCATTAAACAGTTATGAAAACCGGGTTTATCAATTTACGGATGAATCCCGTCAGCGTTATGTGGTGAAGTTTTATCGCCCGGAGCGATGGACAACAGAGCAAATAGAAGAAGAACACCAATTTGCGCTGGAGCTGGCTGAATCAGAAGTTCCCGTTTCCGCCCCGGTCATTCTGGCAGGGACAACTCTACACCATTATCAGGGATACAGATTTGCGTTGTTTCTCAGTGAAGGCGGACGCCAGTTCGAAATTGACAACTTCGAGCAATTAGAGTGGGTCGGAAGATTTATGGGACGGATTCATCAGATTGGTGCCCGAAAACCTTTTACCTATCGTCCGACCATCAGTCTGGACGAATATCTCTATCAACCTCAGAAACTGTTGGAGAATTCAGCCTTTATTCCATCACATATTGAACAGGCATTTTTCTCTGATCTCTCTTTACTGATTCGTTCTATAGAACGGAACTGGTCAGAGCAAACCCACGTAATTCGCCTGCATGGTGACTGCCATCCGGGAAATATTCTCTGGCGTGACGGCCCCATTTTTGTCGATCTGGACGACGCCCGTAACGGACCGGCAATTCAGGATTTGTGGATGCTTTTGAACGGAGATCGCGCCGATCGGCTGGCGCAACTTGATACAGTCCTTGAAGGTTATCAGGAATTTTGCGATTTTAACCCTTCTGAATTGAAACTAATTGAACCGTTGCGTGGTCTACGCATGGTACATTACATGGCATGGTTGGCAAAGAGATGGCAGGATCCTGCGTTTCCGGTTGCTTTCCCCTGGTTTAATGACCCCAAATATTGGGAAGGCCAGGTATTGGCACTGAAAGAACAAATTTCAGCGCTGGAAGAAGCTCCGCTCTCTTTCGTGCCTCAATGGTAA
- a CDS encoding acyltransferase yields the protein MLAYVLLVVNSCLVLINTVFCSVAICMVALIKLLLPTPSLKLYATRLANWFMWLWATGNVRILNLSNPVTWEVQGVDTLKRHGWYLMISNHMSWTDIVVLCSVFKNRIPMPKFFLKQQLLYVPFIGMSCWALDMPFMRRYSREYLLRHPEKRGQDLATTRRSCAKFKNIPTTVVNYVEGTRFTPEKQRKTKSAYRHLLQPKSGGIAYTLAAMGEQFENIIDVTLAYPDNQDTPFKDMLMGRMQRIVVCVRVLPVDEQVTGDYFNDKPYKRQFQKWLGDVWEHKDAALDDIYKSE from the coding sequence ATGCTGGCTTACGTGTTATTGGTTGTGAATTCCTGCCTGGTATTGATAAATACCGTTTTTTGTTCTGTTGCAATCTGTATGGTCGCGTTGATCAAGCTGTTGTTACCGACACCATCTCTGAAACTTTATGCAACCCGGCTTGCCAACTGGTTTATGTGGCTGTGGGCGACCGGGAATGTACGGATTCTGAATTTGTCCAATCCGGTGACATGGGAGGTTCAGGGAGTCGATACATTAAAACGGCATGGCTGGTATCTCATGATTAGTAATCATATGAGCTGGACCGATATTGTTGTGTTGTGCAGTGTCTTCAAAAATCGGATTCCGATGCCGAAGTTTTTTCTGAAACAGCAACTGCTCTATGTACCGTTTATCGGGATGAGCTGCTGGGCTCTGGATATGCCGTTTATGCGTCGTTACTCCCGGGAATACCTGTTACGTCATCCGGAAAAACGGGGACAGGATCTGGCAACGACCCGGCGTTCATGCGCGAAATTTAAAAATATACCGACAACAGTCGTCAATTATGTTGAGGGCACGCGTTTTACGCCGGAGAAGCAGCGTAAAACTAAATCGGCCTATCGGCATCTGTTACAGCCGAAGTCCGGCGGTATTGCCTATACTCTGGCGGCGATGGGAGAGCAGTTCGAGAATATTATCGATGTGACTCTGGCTTATCCGGATAATCAGGATACGCCGTTCAAGGATATGCTGATGGGCAGAATGCAGCGGATTGTTGTGTGTGTCCGGGTGCTTCCGGTTGATGAACAGGTGACCGGAGACTACTTTAACGATAAACCATATAAGCGCCAGTTCCAGAAATGGCTGGGTGATGTCTGGGAACATAAAGATGCCGCATTGGATGATATCTATAAATCTGAATGA
- a CDS encoding sporulation protein has translation MSFLKKTLASFGIGAAKVDSVLQQEVLQPGQQANVTIHVYGGATEQEIDNIYVRLYCRYVDEEPVGDSHGHESQQRTKRVHRNYVLDQWILPYAFTIHSGETRDFQVELNVPWNTPITIGDAKVWLETGLDISQAVDPADKDEITVRPEPMLDAVFSAFESQGFRIRQVECEAAGGFELPFVQEFEFVPTTGPYHGRWREVEVVAYRTEEALELWFEIDRHQRGIGGMLSHLLGSGELKRRLSIPVTTPVDEVASLMFDFLEQST, from the coding sequence ATGTCTTTCTTGAAGAAAACCCTCGCAAGTTTCGGAATCGGTGCGGCAAAAGTTGATTCTGTTTTGCAACAGGAGGTTCTGCAGCCAGGGCAGCAGGCCAATGTGACTATTCATGTTTATGGTGGTGCTACAGAGCAGGAGATTGACAATATCTATGTACGGTTATATTGCCGTTATGTTGATGAGGAGCCTGTCGGAGACAGTCATGGACATGAATCCCAGCAGCGTACAAAACGAGTCCATCGGAACTATGTTTTAGATCAGTGGATCTTGCCATATGCATTTACGATTCATTCGGGAGAAACCCGGGATTTTCAGGTGGAATTGAATGTCCCATGGAATACTCCGATTACGATTGGTGACGCGAAGGTTTGGCTGGAAACCGGTCTGGATATCTCTCAGGCAGTCGACCCGGCAGATAAAGATGAAATTACCGTCCGCCCAGAGCCGATGCTGGATGCTGTGTTCAGTGCTTTTGAATCTCAGGGATTTCGTATTCGTCAGGTTGAGTGCGAAGCGGCTGGCGGTTTTGAGCTGCCTTTTGTCCAGGAGTTTGAGTTTGTGCCGACAACCGGACCATATCATGGCCGTTGGCGTGAAGTTGAAGTCGTAGCCTATCGGACAGAAGAAGCTTTGGAGTTATGGTTTGAAATCGATCGTCATCAGCGAGGGATTGGTGGGATGCTTTCTCATCTGTTGGGAAGCGGTGAACTGAAACGTCGCTTGAGCATTCCGGTGACGACTCCGGTTGATGAAGTGGCTTCACTTATGTTCGATTTTTTGGAACAAAGCACGTAA
- the trhA gene encoding PAQR family membrane homeostasis protein TrhA, giving the protein MTSLNQGYTLKEEIWNAVTHGAGLILGIIGLVMLLVKATAGADDALTITSVAIYGGSLIMLFLASTLYHAIPVQQAKRWLKTFDHCAIYLLIAGSYTPFLLVSLRTPLAIGLMIVIWLIALVGIVMKVAFIHRFKRLSLVIYVVMGWLSLAVIYQLAIHLNLGGLTLLAAGGIIYTLGVIFYVAKRIPYNHAIWHGFVLSGCTCHFFSIYYYVLSN; this is encoded by the coding sequence ATGACTTCTCTCAATCAGGGATATACGCTCAAAGAAGAGATATGGAACGCTGTGACACATGGGGCGGGTCTGATTCTTGGTATTATCGGGCTGGTGATGTTATTGGTTAAAGCGACAGCGGGAGCTGATGATGCTTTGACGATTACCAGTGTTGCGATTTACGGTGGAAGCCTCATTATGCTGTTTCTGGCTTCAACACTCTATCATGCCATTCCTGTTCAGCAGGCAAAACGGTGGCTGAAGACATTTGATCATTGTGCCATCTATCTGCTGATTGCCGGGAGTTATACACCTTTTCTTCTGGTCAGTCTGAGAACACCTTTAGCCATAGGCCTGATGATTGTCATCTGGTTGATCGCGTTGGTTGGTATTGTCATGAAAGTGGCATTTATCCACCGTTTTAAACGTCTGTCACTGGTGATTTATGTTGTGATGGGGTGGCTTTCGCTGGCGGTTATATATCAGTTAGCCATTCATCTGAATCTTGGTGGACTGACGTTGCTTGCTGCCGGAGGCATTATTTATACCTTAGGGGTTATTTTCTATGTGGCAAAAAGAATCCCGTATAATCACGCGATCTGGCATGGTTTTGTATTAAGTGGCTGTACCTGCCATTTCTTCTCTATTTATTACTACGTTTTGTCAAACTGA
- a CDS encoding YihD family protein, with translation MKCHRIEELIELLEPEWQKDSDLNLLEFLVKLANEAGYQGELANLSDDILIYHLKMRHREKDEMIPGLKKDQEDDFKTAILKARGIIK, from the coding sequence ATGAAATGCCACCGCATCGAAGAACTGATCGAATTACTAGAGCCAGAATGGCAAAAAGATTCTGATCTAAACCTACTCGAGTTTCTGGTCAAACTGGCAAATGAAGCTGGTTATCAGGGGGAATTAGCAAATCTGAGTGATGATATTCTCATTTATCACCTGAAAATGCGTCACCGGGAAAAAGATGAGATGATTCCCGGCCTGAAAAAAGATCAGGAAGATGATTTCAAAACCGCCATATTAAAAGCTCGCGGTATTATTAAATAA
- the rsmB gene encoding 16S rRNA (cytosine(967)-C(5))-methyltransferase RsmB, producing MNVRAAAASVIYQVVDQGASLSSALPEVQQKIKPRDHALLQEICYGVLRYLPRLEATVHELMDKPLKGKQRIFHHLILVGLYQIQFMRVPDHAAVGETVSATQDLKGPRLRGLINAVLRNYQRNREAMDQQASRHDAGKYCHPNWLLKSLQESYPQQWQSIVESNNQKAPMWLRINRRHHTTESYRQLLEERKIDVHLHPEAEDAIKLASPCDVSLLPGFEQGWVSVQDAAAQLSVHYLAPQAGELILDCCAAPGGKTAHILEHTADAQVVAVDCDRSRLQRVHDNLHRLNLDAKIVCGDARHPQDWWHGEQFDRILLDAPCSATGVIRRHPDIKWLRRPDDIEALVALQSEILDAMWTQLKPGGTMVYATCSVLPQENSQQIKTFLSRTLDAQLINSEINNPGRQILPGENDMDGFYYAVLKKAVLKKTA from the coding sequence ATGAATGTTCGTGCTGCTGCCGCTTCAGTGATTTATCAGGTTGTAGATCAAGGCGCATCACTGTCCTCCGCATTACCGGAGGTTCAGCAAAAAATAAAACCCAGAGACCACGCCCTGCTTCAGGAAATCTGTTATGGCGTGCTCCGTTATCTTCCGCGTTTAGAAGCAACAGTTCACGAACTGATGGATAAGCCGCTTAAAGGAAAACAACGGATTTTTCATCATTTAATTCTGGTTGGCTTGTACCAGATTCAGTTCATGCGGGTTCCTGACCATGCAGCTGTCGGTGAAACCGTTAGTGCAACTCAGGATTTGAAAGGGCCACGCCTGCGCGGGTTAATCAATGCTGTTCTCAGAAATTATCAGCGTAACCGGGAAGCAATGGATCAACAGGCCAGCCGTCATGATGCCGGAAAATACTGCCATCCCAACTGGTTACTGAAGTCTCTTCAGGAAAGTTATCCTCAGCAGTGGCAGTCCATCGTAGAATCGAATAATCAAAAAGCACCGATGTGGCTCCGGATAAACCGTCGGCATCACACAACTGAGAGTTACCGGCAACTTCTGGAAGAACGGAAGATTGATGTACATCTACACCCGGAAGCAGAAGATGCCATAAAATTGGCCTCTCCCTGTGATGTCAGTCTGTTACCAGGTTTTGAACAGGGCTGGGTTTCCGTTCAGGATGCCGCGGCACAATTATCGGTTCACTATTTAGCGCCGCAAGCCGGAGAACTGATTCTTGACTGCTGCGCAGCTCCCGGCGGTAAAACGGCACATATTCTGGAACACACTGCCGATGCTCAGGTTGTTGCGGTCGACTGTGATCGATCCCGGCTTCAGCGAGTCCATGATAACCTTCACCGGCTCAACCTGGATGCGAAGATTGTCTGTGGTGATGCCCGTCATCCTCAGGATTGGTGGCACGGAGAGCAATTTGATCGTATTCTGCTCGATGCTCCCTGTTCAGCGACTGGCGTCATCCGGAGACATCCGGACATTAAATGGCTGCGCCGTCCCGATGACATTGAAGCACTGGTTGCTCTTCAAAGTGAAATTCTGGATGCGATGTGGACCCAGTTAAAGCCCGGTGGAACCATGGTTTATGCAACCTGCTCGGTTTTACCTCAAGAAAATAGCCAACAGATAAAAACGTTTTTATCTCGAACATTAGATGCACAACTGATAAATTCTGAAATAAATAATCCGGGACGACAAATTCTGCCGGGAGAAAATGATATGGATGGCTTCTACTACGCTGTATTAAAGAAAGCTGTATTAAAGAAAACGGCCTAG
- a CDS encoding TrkH family potassium uptake protein, giving the protein MLNLKSILFVLGLVLSKLALFMYVPTFVSFVSGTAGFLDFGQAVIITHAAAFIFLTLGRTANFKLNVRDMFLITSLVWTVASAFAALPFVFINHISFTDAYFETMSGITTTGSTVLSGLDNMAPSILLWRSILQWLGGVGFIVMAVAVLPMLNVGGMKLFQTESSDWSDKSSPRAKTVAKNIVVVYLILTLLCCIGYVMTGMTVFEAINHSFTTLSTGGYSTSDGSMNHFSKGAHWVATVFMFLGGLPFLLFVSAMRKKNPIELYRDAQVRGFFYLFIAASSIVALWLTLHNGYPAVDAIRIAMFNIVSVVTTTGYGLDDFTAWGALPSTLFAFLMMAGACSGSTAGGIKVFRFQIAITLLNRQMMKLIHPSGVFVQRYNNRPVNDDIIRSVVAFALTFLITIIIIAGALSAMGLDPTTSISGAITAVSNVGPGMGDIIGPTGNFAPLPDMAKWILSFGMLMGRLEILTILVLFFPAFWRR; this is encoded by the coding sequence ATGCTGAATCTGAAATCGATTCTATTTGTTCTGGGACTGGTTCTTTCCAAACTGGCACTGTTCATGTACGTCCCGACATTTGTATCTTTTGTCAGCGGGACAGCCGGCTTTCTGGACTTCGGACAGGCCGTAATTATCACCCATGCCGCAGCATTTATCTTTCTGACACTCGGCCGTACGGCAAACTTTAAACTCAACGTCCGGGATATGTTTCTGATCACCAGTCTGGTCTGGACCGTTGCCAGTGCTTTTGCCGCACTTCCCTTTGTTTTCATCAACCACATCAGTTTTACTGATGCCTACTTTGAAACCATGTCCGGTATCACCACAACCGGTTCAACCGTACTGAGCGGTCTGGATAATATGGCTCCGAGTATTCTACTCTGGCGCTCAATCCTTCAGTGGTTAGGTGGAGTCGGATTTATCGTTATGGCGGTTGCCGTTCTGCCGATGCTGAACGTCGGGGGAATGAAACTCTTCCAGACTGAATCGTCCGATTGGTCAGATAAAAGCAGTCCCCGGGCCAAAACCGTCGCCAAAAATATCGTGGTGGTTTACCTCATCCTGACGCTTTTATGCTGTATCGGTTATGTCATGACCGGCATGACTGTATTTGAGGCCATCAATCACTCTTTCACAACCCTGTCTACCGGTGGATACTCTACATCCGACGGTTCAATGAACCACTTCTCTAAAGGTGCTCACTGGGTTGCAACTGTATTTATGTTTCTCGGCGGATTGCCATTCTTACTTTTTGTCTCGGCAATGCGTAAGAAAAACCCAATCGAACTATACCGGGATGCTCAGGTACGCGGGTTCTTCTATCTTTTTATTGCCGCCAGCAGCATCGTTGCTCTGTGGCTTACTCTGCATAACGGATATCCGGCTGTTGATGCAATCCGAATTGCGATGTTTAACATTGTTTCAGTCGTCACGACCACCGGATATGGGCTGGATGACTTTACTGCCTGGGGAGCACTTCCCAGCACTTTATTTGCGTTTTTAATGATGGCCGGCGCCTGTTCAGGTTCAACTGCGGGCGGTATCAAAGTCTTTCGTTTCCAAATCGCAATCACACTGTTGAACCGGCAGATGATGAAACTGATCCATCCTTCAGGTGTATTTGTCCAACGGTATAATAACCGTCCGGTAAACGATGATATTATCCGCTCCGTTGTTGCCTTTGCACTGACTTTTCTTATCACAATCATCATCATTGCCGGAGCCCTGAGTGCCATGGGACTCGACCCGACTACCAGTATTTCCGGTGCAATTACCGCCGTCTCAAACGTTGGTCCGGGAATGGGAGATATTATTGGCCCGACGGGTAACTTTGCTCCGCTGCCTGACATGGCCAAATGGATTCTGAGTTTCGGTATGTTGATGGGAAGACTGGAAATTCTGACGATTCTGGTACTGTTTTTCCCCGCATTCTGGCGACGCTAA
- a CDS encoding thiol:disulfide interchange protein DsbA/DsbL, producing the protein MKKLFALLTTLLVSLSIHAAQFKEGEYYKVLDRPHSERPTVMEFFSFYCPHCNAFEPIVEKLAAQLPAGTEFQRVHVSFMGGNMAHSMSKAYATMVSLNVEDKIVPVMFDRIHNKRRPPQNDAALKQIFTDEGVDGKSFDNAFNSFAVDSMVRRFDKTFEESGLTGVPAVVVNNKYLIQTPNDITVEQYFELVNFLLKK; encoded by the coding sequence ATGAAGAAGCTTTTTGCTTTATTAACAACTTTACTCGTCAGTCTGTCTATTCACGCCGCACAATTTAAAGAAGGTGAATACTATAAAGTACTTGATCGGCCTCATTCAGAGAGACCGACAGTTATGGAGTTCTTCTCTTTCTACTGCCCGCACTGTAATGCCTTTGAGCCGATTGTTGAAAAACTGGCAGCCCAATTACCTGCTGGCACTGAATTTCAACGTGTCCATGTTTCGTTCATGGGAGGAAACATGGCTCACTCAATGAGTAAAGCCTACGCGACAATGGTCTCTCTCAATGTTGAAGACAAAATTGTTCCAGTGATGTTTGATCGCATTCATAACAAAAGACGCCCACCTCAGAACGATGCCGCTCTGAAACAAATCTTTACCGATGAAGGCGTTGATGGAAAATCCTTTGATAATGCCTTTAACAGCTTTGCCGTAGATTCAATGGTCCGCCGTTTTGATAAAACATTCGAAGAAAGTGGCCTGACAGGCGTTCCTGCGGTTGTCGTCAATAATAAATATCTGATTCAGACACCGAATGACATTACAGTCGAACAGTATTTTGAACTGGTCAACTTCCTGCTGAAAAAATAA
- a CDS encoding methyl-accepting chemotaxis protein, with translation MSAKAKLISYIGGLFVIIITMISIVGFYNFRSSSTENYTEKLGTQAALIAQVIELETTRIFNILDIVGESLPIENGQITDQKALLASLQDLFTKIDTLNAYIALPSGETFSTSNNGFIPDFNAKVLQREWFVRGMNGEKNIITTPYQSNTGNLVIALANPIYKDGKIAGVISSNFSINTVNAFVDKLSDNNQIFVSRTDGFIFSAKKPENLGKNLFEIRPSYKQYKDQKQSSHSYEFNGHKYYVEERKIDSLNWIIWSWDSWDNIQQASEDNLYLTIGLAIILLCLSLGVVYWLVIKLMYQPIGGEPQHISDIVEQIAHGDLSRQPTTQENATGIYKSVLLMVTNLRNIVTNINDAAADIAQVSQTLSSSAQSVNQSSQSQMNQLEQTSTAMNEMTVTVDEVAQNALNASSAAEEASANSQRGLEIVKEMNQDITVLVQGMEQLVATTSQLEKETINIGSILEVINTISEQTNLLALNAAIEAARAGESGRGFAVVADEVRGLASRTRESTGQIQSVIERLQEEARKSVQLITSNTEDARNAEERSQHATKALETIRESVIVIQDMNSQIATAAEQQTHVSAEINTSIVEINDLARTTSGTSNDNAEKTRQLTGIAADLSQSVNVFRL, from the coding sequence GTGAGTGCGAAGGCTAAATTAATATCCTATATCGGGGGATTATTTGTTATTATTATAACAATGATATCAATTGTTGGTTTTTATAATTTCCGTTCATCATCTACAGAAAACTATACTGAAAAACTCGGGACTCAAGCGGCTTTAATTGCACAGGTTATTGAGCTGGAAACAACCAGAATCTTCAATATACTTGACATTGTTGGAGAGTCACTCCCTATTGAGAATGGGCAGATAACCGATCAGAAAGCACTTTTAGCCAGCCTTCAGGATCTTTTTACCAAGATTGATACTTTAAATGCTTATATCGCACTCCCATCCGGAGAAACTTTCTCAACCAGTAACAATGGGTTTATTCCAGACTTCAATGCCAAGGTTTTGCAACGTGAGTGGTTTGTCCGGGGAATGAACGGAGAAAAAAACATCATTACCACGCCTTATCAAAGTAATACCGGTAATTTAGTAATTGCACTGGCAAACCCAATATACAAAGATGGAAAAATTGCAGGTGTAATATCATCAAACTTCTCAATAAATACAGTCAATGCCTTTGTCGATAAACTTTCCGATAACAATCAAATTTTTGTCAGCCGGACTGACGGATTTATTTTCTCAGCCAAAAAACCTGAAAACCTTGGCAAAAATCTATTTGAAATAAGACCGTCTTACAAACAGTATAAAGATCAAAAACAAAGTTCACATTCTTACGAGTTCAATGGTCATAAATACTATGTTGAAGAAAGAAAAATCGACTCTCTGAACTGGATTATCTGGTCATGGGATTCCTGGGATAATATTCAGCAGGCATCAGAAGATAATTTATACCTGACTATTGGATTAGCAATTATATTACTGTGTCTGTCTCTGGGTGTTGTTTATTGGTTAGTCATAAAACTAATGTACCAACCGATTGGTGGAGAACCACAACATATTTCCGATATTGTTGAGCAGATTGCACATGGTGACTTGTCGCGTCAGCCGACGACTCAGGAAAATGCAACTGGCATCTACAAATCAGTGCTGTTGATGGTGACAAACCTGCGTAACATCGTGACAAACATTAACGATGCTGCTGCCGATATTGCTCAGGTCTCACAAACATTATCTTCTTCAGCACAAAGTGTAAATCAGAGCTCCCAGTCGCAAATGAATCAGTTGGAACAAACTTCAACAGCCATGAACGAGATGACAGTAACTGTCGACGAAGTCGCTCAGAATGCACTGAATGCTTCTTCAGCCGCCGAAGAAGCTTCGGCAAACTCTCAGCGAGGACTAGAGATTGTCAAAGAAATGAATCAGGATATCACCGTTCTGGTTCAGGGAATGGAACAACTCGTTGCCACCACAAGTCAGTTAGAAAAAGAAACCATTAATATCGGCAGTATTCTTGAGGTCATCAATACAATTTCAGAACAGACCAACCTGCTGGCACTGAATGCCGCTATCGAGGCTGCCCGGGCCGGAGAAAGTGGCCGGGGATTTGCAGTCGTTGCAGATGAAGTCCGGGGACTGGCCAGCCGGACTAGGGAAAGTACCGGTCAAATTCAGTCTGTTATCGAACGGTTGCAGGAAGAGGCCAGAAAATCGGTACAACTGATTACATCCAATACAGAAGATGCCAGAAATGCAGAAGAACGCTCACAACATGCAACCAAAGCGCTGGAAACCATTCGGGAATCCGTCATCGTTATTCAGGATATGAATAGTCAGATAGCCACAGCGGCAGAACAGCAGACTCACGTTTCTGCCGAAATCAACACCAGTATTGTCGAAATCAATGATCTGGCAAGAACGACATCCGGAACCTCAAACGATAATGCTGAAAAAACCCGGCAACTAACGGGAATCGCTGCTGATTTATCTCAGTCCGTCAATGTATTCCGTTTATAG